One window of Paenibacillus albicereus genomic DNA carries:
- the rnpA gene encoding ribonuclease P protein component, whose protein sequence is MQRKWRLRRREDFARTYRGGKSFANGQFVVYWSRQPIAEPFRLGISASKKIGNAVVRNRMRRVLKEIVRKHADRIYERTDMILIVRAGAVGKPTEELEKNVLHVLRKAGLLKPR, encoded by the coding sequence ATGCAAAGAAAATGGCGTCTTAGAAGGCGCGAGGATTTTGCCCGGACCTATCGCGGAGGGAAATCCTTCGCCAATGGCCAGTTCGTCGTCTACTGGTCGCGGCAGCCGATCGCCGAGCCGTTCCGGCTCGGCATCTCCGCCAGCAAAAAGATCGGCAATGCCGTCGTCCGCAACCGGATGCGGCGCGTCCTGAAGGAAATCGTGAGGAAGCATGCCGACCGGATCTACGAGCGGACCGACATGATCTTGATCGTGCGCGCCGGAGCGGTAGGAAAGCCGACCGAGGAGCTGGAGAAGAACGTGCTTCATGTCCTTCGCAAAGCCGGACTGCTGAAGCCGCGGTGA
- the rpmH gene encoding 50S ribosomal protein L34 — protein sequence MRPTFKPNVSKRKKVHGFRKRMSSKNGRKVLAARRQKGRAKLSA from the coding sequence ATGAGACCGACTTTCAAACCGAACGTGAGCAAGCGCAAGAAGGTTCACGGCTTCCGCAAGCGGATGAGCTCGAAAAACGGCCGCAAAGTACTGGCTGCACGCCGCCAGAAGGGCCGCGCCAAACTGAGCGCATAA